GCTGAGCGTCATGCGCCTTCAGCTTAACCAGCTCCCCTTGGAGCCGCGCGAGCGTTTTGATATTGAGCTTTCGCGCATCGACAGCGCCGTGCGCCACCACCTGGCCCGGGCGAGCGCCGCCGGTGATGGCCTTCATCTGGCGCCGATCGCCCTGGAGGAGACGCTGGCCGGGCTCATCGAGGGCCTTGGCCGGCTGGCGGGTCGGCGCCAGGTGGCGCTGGAAACCCGCTGGCAGGCGCGCCCCCACGTGCGTATGGACCGCCAGGACGTACAGGAAGTGGTGGGCAATCTGCTGGATAACGCCCTGCGCTGGGCCGAAAGCCGCGTGACGCTGCGTGTTCAAACGCAGGGCGAGACCCTTCATCTAAGCGTGGAGGACGACGGCCCGGGCATGGACGAGGCGCAGTGCCAGGCGGCGCTCGAGCGCGGAAAGCGGCTGGACGAGCAGCGCTCGAACAGCGGCCTCGGGCTCTCCATCGTGGCGGATCTGGTAGCGCTTTATCAGGGCACGCTGACGCTCACCCGCGGCCAGGCCGGTGGGCTTTGTGTCGCCCTTCGGCTTCCGGTGGTGGCCCGTGGCTGAGCGTATCGAGCAGGCGCTGCCCGACGTACTGGTCGGCCCACTGCTGCGTCGGCTAAGCCCCACGCGGCTGACGCTATGGCTGGTGAGCTCGCGCCCGCTCGAGATGACACTGATACTCTTCCCCCACCAGCCGCGCGAGCGCACGTTGGATATAAGCGCGGCGCAGACGCGCCTGCCGGTCGGCCGCCACGCGCACATCTGCCTGATCGATGTGGCGCTCGAGGCGCCGCTGCCGTGTGACGAGCGCATCGACTACGACCTGCGCCTGAAAACGGCGTCCGGCGGCTGGCGCTCGATCGCCGAGTGGGCGCCCTGGCTTTGCCACGACGGCCAGGCGTTTCCCGCCTTCGTGCTCGCCTCGCGCCACCACCGCTTGATGCACGGCTCATGTCGCAAGCCCCATCACGAAAGCCCCGATGGGCTGGTGCGCGGCGACGCCTGGCTTGCAACGCGTCAGGACGAAGCCAGGCAGTGGCCGGCGTGGCTTCTGATGACCGGCGACCAGGTGTACGTCGACGACGTGGCGGGGCCGACGCTCACCGCCATTCACGCGCTGATCGACCGGCTCGGGCTTTTCGACGAATGCCTCGAGGGGGCCACGGTCGAGGATAGCCAGGCGCTCTACGCCGCGCCGCAAACGTATTATCACCGCGAAAAGCTGCTGCCGGACGTGACCAGCAACGCCGCCCTTCGCGAGCGCTTTTTTGGCGGGGTGAAAAAGCCGGTGTTCACCTCGGCGAACGCCTCGAACCACCTGATGACACTGGCCGAAATGCTCGCCATGTACTGCCTGGCGTGGTCGCCGACCCCCTGGACGCTGATCGACCCGGCCGAGCCCGCGCTCGAGCCAAAGGATCAGGCCACCTACCGCCAGGAGCAGGCGACGATGGCGGCCTTCGTCGAGGGCCTTCCGCAGTGCGCGCGACTGATGGCGCACCTGCCGAGCCTGATGATCTTCGACGACCACGACGTGACCGACGACTGGAACCTGACGGCGGACTGGGAGCGCTGCGCCTACGGGCACCCGTTCTCAAAACGCATCATCGGCAACGCCCTGATCGCCTACCTGCTCTGCCAGGGGTGGGGGAACGACCCGGACAAGCTCACTCCGCTGGTCGACGAGGCCGGCGCGCTGCTGGCATCCGCCGGTGATACGCTCGAGGCACCGCATCAGGATCGCTTCATCGAGCGGCTGTTGCGCTTTCAGGGCTGGGAGTGTCACGTGCCCGGTACGCCTGCGCTGCTCGTGCTTGATACCCGCACCCGGCGCTGGCGCAGCGAGCGAAGCCCCAAGCGCCCCTCCGGGTTGATGGATTGGGAGGCGCTAATGGAGATGCAGCAGCAGCTTCTCGAGTGCCAAAGCGCGGTGATCGTCTCGCCCGCGCCGATGTTTGGCGTCAAGCTGATCGAAGGCGTGCAGAAGCTCTTTACGCTCGCGGGCAAGCCGCTGGTAGTGGACGCCGAAA
The window above is part of the Halomonas sp. GD1P12 genome. Proteins encoded here:
- a CDS encoding alkaline phosphatase D family protein — its product is MAERIEQALPDVLVGPLLRRLSPTRLTLWLVSSRPLEMTLILFPHQPRERTLDISAAQTRLPVGRHAHICLIDVALEAPLPCDERIDYDLRLKTASGGWRSIAEWAPWLCHDGQAFPAFVLASRHHRLMHGSCRKPHHESPDGLVRGDAWLATRQDEARQWPAWLLMTGDQVYVDDVAGPTLTAIHALIDRLGLFDECLEGATVEDSQALYAAPQTYYHREKLLPDVTSNAALRERFFGGVKKPVFTSANASNHLMTLAEMLAMYCLAWSPTPWTLIDPAEPALEPKDQATYRQEQATMAAFVEGLPQCARLMAHLPSLMIFDDHDVTDDWNLTADWERCAYGHPFSKRIIGNALIAYLLCQGWGNDPDKLTPLVDEAGALLASAGDTLEAPHQDRFIERLLRFQGWECHVPGTPALLVLDTRTRRWRSERSPKRPSGLMDWEALMEMQQQLLECQSAVIVSPAPMFGVKLIEGVQKLFTLAGKPLVVDAENWMAHRGAANVLLQIWRHSKTPGNYVILSGDVHYSFAYDVFVRRRERPPHLWQITSSGIKNTFPKQLLNVFDRLNRWLYAPWSPLNWFTKRRKFDVVPRDPVGASAGERLYNASGLGLVTLDRQGRPTDIRQLDAGGGEVRFPPPKTPT